The DNA region ATGTCCTATCGCCAGTACAACAGCGGAGACTTCTTCTCGTCCCTCCGTAAATTTTACAGCCTCGGCACGCCTGCCATCCAGTTCGATATCGTTAAGCTCTGTACCGAACCTTATCTCTCCCCCAAGCTCGATAATGCGTTCCCTTATCGCCTTTACAACTCCCCTCAGCCTGTCCGTGCCGATGTGGGGCTTAGCCTTTGTGAGTATCTCCTCGGGAGCTCCAAAGTTCACCATTCTCTCCAGCACGTATCTGCAAAGTGGGTCTTTTATCCTCGTTGTGAGTTTTCCGTCCGAGAATGTTCCTGCACCGCCCTCACCGAATTGTATGTTGGATTCTTCATTGAGTATTCCCGTGCTCATGAAACTTTCCACCGAAGCCACACGGTCTTCAATGCACTCGCCCCGTTCAAGTATAAGGGGACGATATCCCTGTTCAGCCAGCGCCAGTCCGCAGAACATTCCTGCAGGACCGAAACCTGCGATGACCACACGTCCCCTGACTTTGTTCTTCGATATCACAGGGTCGAATCCCGCAGGCGCAGCATAGATAAATGCTGCGTTCTTTTCCGCCACACGTCTTTCTGCTTCACTGCTTCCAAGGGTGAATATCACCGAATGTACATAGTGTATATTATTTCTCTTTCTCGCATCGAGAGAAGTCTTGTATATATGGGCGCCGTGTATTTCAGCAGGCGATACCCCGAGCTTTTTTCGTGCCGTTTCAATTACACTTTTCTCATCTGTTCCCGGTGCGGAACTTATCATATTTACTATAACAGGCATTTTTGTACCTCCAAAAAAGCGGCTCGACATTTTCCGCGCCGAACCGCTGTTTATCATTTTATTATGAGATCGCAGAGTCTGCAGAACTGCTTTCGTTTGTTTTCGGTTTGGATACAGTGATCTGCACCTCGTTTGTACCGAAGCACCAGACGTTCTTTTTGCCCTCTGCGTATACAGTTGCTTCCTTGGTATATGAACCGACTTCCTTGATATCACTGAGTGATACTTTTGCGTGGATATCATCGTCTGTCAGGCTCTCTATCACTTCGGTCGGGCCGTAAAGCACCACATTCGGCAGCTTTTCATTCTCTATCTCGCTGGTGAATACGGCTGGAGTACCTACAAGGTCTATGTTCTCCGAATCTAGGGTGAATGTTGCAGAGCTGTAACCCTCTTTGTCGAAGCTGACGGTTATTGAATCACTGCCGCTCATATTGACTTCACCTTTGTTCTTCTGAGGTATCTTAAAGGAGAATTTTCTTTTGAGGTCGATACTGCTCAGTGGAATATCACCAAGTACTATATCCTCCTCGTCGGGATCGTCAAGATGCGGCGTTATCACCGCTACCTTGTCATCAGAGAGCTTCATCGGTATCGAAGATGTATCAAATCCCTCAGGCACACCAGTGATATTCACCTTCAGGTTAAGCACTTTCTTTTTGAAGATCTCGAACTTTACATTGTAATCCGAAGCACTTCCTGCAGTGAATTTCGAGCTGTCCAGCTTGTTGCTGTCAGCATCGTAGAATACCAGTTCCTCCGCCTGCATAGATTTATCTTCCGAAAGCTTTTTGGATTTCGATATCCTTGCCGATACTCTGTCTATCTTGTCAAGCTCGTTTTTGGGACCGCTGATAGTTATTTCCTCAGGTGTCACCGAGGTCTTGTTAAGAGTATAGCCTTCTTCCGCCGAAACCAGCGGAGCTTCCGCAGTTACCTCGATAGTCTTCTGAGTTATCCTGTCAAAATCTACATCAATGGTATCTGGCGATACCGACACTATCGTACATCTGTCCGC from Ruminococcus albus AD2013 includes:
- a CDS encoding CdaR family protein, translated to MEEVKDNAKNTPISKKIKNIKDKGTDFSLRILAFIIAVISWFIMSITQFPTINKTITGVHVDFNMNGTIAEDKGLEALNYKDITVDVEIKGMNYEIGTYTENDLIATVNLKDVTKEGMYTLDIDVKSNHPADRCTIVSVSPDTIDVDFDRITQKTIEVTAEAPLVSAEEGYTLNKTSVTPEEITISGPKNELDKIDRVSARISKSKKLSEDKSMQAEELVFYDADSNKLDSSKFTAGSASDYNVKFEIFKKKVLNLKVNITGVPEGFDTSSIPMKLSDDKVAVITPHLDDPDEEDIVLGDIPLSSIDLKRKFSFKIPQKNKGEVNMSGSDSITVSFDKEGYSSATFTLDSENIDLVGTPAVFTSEIENEKLPNVVLYGPTEVIESLTDDDIHAKVSLSDIKEVGSYTKEATVYAEGKKNVWCFGTNEVQITVSKPKTNESSSADSAIS